In Musa acuminata AAA Group cultivar baxijiao chromosome BXJ2-3, Cavendish_Baxijiao_AAA, whole genome shotgun sequence, the following proteins share a genomic window:
- the LOC103978703 gene encoding endochitinase, whose translation MKALLLLVIFTLLSSLGDGSVGSIISSSLFDQMLKHRNDAACPGKGFYTYTAFIAATNSFSGFGTTGDDATKKREIAAFLAQTSHETTGGWPTAPDGPYAWGYCFISERNPPKDYCVANSQWPCAAGKKYYGRGPIQISYNYNYGPAGKAIGSDLLKNPDLVATDATISFKTALWFWMTTQSPKPSCHDVITGSWKPTNADRAAGRLPGYGVITNIINGGLECGKGSDSRVADRIGFYKKYCDLLGVSYGDNLDCYNQKPFT comes from the exons ATGAAGGCCCTGTTGTTGTTGGTCATCTTCACCCTGTTATCGTCGCTCGGCGATGGCAGCGTTGGCTCGATCATCAGCTCCTCCCTCTTCGATCAGATGTTGAAGCATCGCAACGACGCAGCCTGCCCCGGCAAGGGCTTCTACACGTACACCGCCTTCATCGCCGCCACCAACTCCTTCAGTGGGTTCGGGACGACCGGCGACGACGCCACGAAGAAGAGGGAGATCGCGGCTTTCTTGGCGCAGACGTCTCACGAGACGACAG GTGGGTGGCCGACGGCGCCCGATGGCCCGTACGCGTGGGGTTACTGCTTCATCAGTGAACGGAACCCCCCAAAGGACTACTGCGTCGCCAACTCGCAGTGGCCGTGCGCTGCAGGCAAGAAATACTACGGCCGAGGCCCCATCCAAATCTCATA CAACTACAACTACGGGCCGGCCGGGAAAGCCATCGGCTCCGACCTACTCAAGAACCCAGACCTGGTGGCCACCGACGCGACCATCTCCTTCAAGACGGCTCTGTGGTTCTGGATGACTACTCAGTCGCCCAAGCCGTCGTGCCACGACGTGATAACCGGGAGTTGGAAGCCAACCAACGCCGACCGGGCGGCCGGAAGGCTTCCGGGCTACGGTGTCATCACCAACATCATCAATGGAGGGTTGGAGTGCGGGAAAGGGTCCGATTCCAGGGTGGCGGATAGGATCGGCTTCTACAAGAAGTACTGCGACTTGCTGGGGGTGAGCTACGGAGACAACTTGGACTGCTACAACCAGAAACCCTTTACTTAG
- the LOC103978701 gene encoding uncharacterized protein LOC103978701 — protein sequence MGNGDHHRNQIAAAAAHASKWTERRPVLALLAALLLLAGLLALSCSRGAPTFSLSPLRSLPLFRPGEPLRSSSDGDTAPMTEEGRRKRELDRSRIAICLVGGARRFELTGPSIIRYLLDDFPNADLFLHTPLDKDSYKLSLLNGAPRIAAVRIFTQRPIPTTESQERVLTANGSPNGIQGLLQYFNLVEGCLRMIESHESNGNFTYDWIVRTRVDGYWSGPVDVKAFCKGAYVVPSGSRFGGLNDRFGIGDRATSEFALSRLSLIPRLDAAGCRQLNSESAFKAQLAISKVRCEEIRVPFCVMSDRRYEFPPSRYGVPVAAMRSKGPLSGAKCRPCEPVCAGQCAAEVGAVLDRGWSWTEWRNDSMQLCDASDGWAPGWANMFDQFAGPELAAARNRVVALDMATCVDDLETMRKKAGKWDAPAADKICKPGVLLTRTNSTVL from the exons ATGGGGAACGGCGACCACCACCGCAACCAGATTGCCGCGGCAGCCGCCCACGCCTCGAAGTGGACGGAGCGGCGGCCGGTGCTGGCCCTTCTCGCcgctctcctcctcctcgctGGCCTACTCGCCTTGTCCTGCTCCCGCGGCGCCCCGACGTTCTCCCTCTCCCCTCTCAGATCCCTCCCCCTCTTCCGCCCCGGCGAGCCCCTCCGCTCCTCCTCCGACGGAGACACCGCGCCGATGACCGAGGAGGGGAGGCGGAAGCGGGAGCTCGACCGGAGCAGGATCGCGATATGCCTCGTGGGCGGGGCGCGACGGTTCGAGCTGACGGGGCCGTCCATCATCAGGTACCTGCTCGACGACTTCCCCAACGCGGACCTCTTCCTCCACACCCCACTCGACAAGGACTCGTACAAGCTCTCGCTACTCAATGGCGCGCCGAGGATCGCCGCCGTGCGCATCTTCACGCAGAGGCCGATCCCGACGACCGAGTCGCAAGAGAGGGTGCTTACAGCCAACGGCTCGCCCAACGGAATCCAG GGTCTGTTGCAGTACTTCAACCTGGTGGAAGGTTGCCTGAGGATGATCGAGTCGCACGAATCTAACGGCAACTTCACCTACGATTGGATCGTCCGCACACGCGTCGACGGTTACTGGTCCGGCCCGGTCGACGTGAAGGCCTTCTGCAAAGGCGCCTACGTCGTCCCCTCCGGCTCCCGGTTCGGTGGCCTCAACGACCGGTTCGGCATCGGCGACCGTGCCACCTCCGAGTTCGCCCTTTCCCGCCTTTCCCTTATCCCTCGCCTCGACGCCGCCGGGTGCCGGCAGCTCAACTCGGAGTCGGCCTTCAAAGCGCAGCTGGCGATCTCGAAGGTGCGGTGTGAGGAGATTAGGGTTCCCTTTTGCGTGATGAGCGACCGGAGGTACGAGTTCCCGCCGAGCCGGTACGGCGTGCCGGTGGCAGCGATGCGGAGCAAGGGGCCGCTGAGCGGGGCCAAGTGCCGGCCGTGCGAGCCGGTATGCGCCGGGCAGTGCGCGGCCGAGGTGGGGGCGGTGCTGGACCGCGGGTGGAGCTGGACCGAGTGGCGCAACGACAGCATGCAGTTGTGCGACGCCAGCGACGGGTGGGCTCCGGGGTGGGCGAACATGTTCGACCAATTTGCAGGGCCCGAGCTGGCGGCAGCGCGGAATAGGGTGGTGGCGCTGGATATGGCGACATGCGTAGACGACTTGGAGACCATGAGGAAGAAGGCGGGGAAATGGGATGCGCCGGCGGCGGACAAGATCTGCAAGCCGGGCGTATTATTAACCCGTACAAACTCGACAGTTTTGTAG